In the genome of Bacillota bacterium, the window GTTCTCATATGGATTTGTACGCCACAGAAGCGTTATCTTGGTTGTCGCAAACATTGAACCAGATACCACTGACATTAGCAAAAGGGTCAAGCCGGTAATGATGAAAACCTTTTTCATCAATTAAACCCTCCTATTCGCCTTTCTTTTCAGTATCTTTCCATGGACAACAGGAAACCCAACCCAGCTCGCCGGAGATGGGCGAGCCAACCTATGCCCTCTATTAGGTGACCTATCCCTTTAGCCCCGTTATTACCACCCCCTGTATAAAGTATTTCTGAGCAAAGAAGAAGAGGAGAAGGCATGGCAGGGTCGCAACAAGTGATGCTGCCATAAGTAGATTCCATGCACTCATTCCATACATCCCGGTAAACCGGCTAAGCCCTAATGCTATAGTAAGCTTCTCAAAGCTGTTAAGATAGATTAGAGGGCCCATAAAATCGTTCCAGGTCCACATGAAAGAGAAAATTGCCACTGTTGCAAGACCCGGCTTTATCAAAGGCAGTAATATCCTCCAGTAGATATCAAAATAACCACACCCATCTATACGGGCCGCGTCATCAAGCTCCAGGGGGATGGTCATGTAAAATTGCCTTAATAGAAAAATGAAAAAGGCGCCTCCACCAAAATAGCTGGGTATAATGAGAGGTTTAAAGGTGTTCACCCATCCTAGAAGGCTGAACAAAATAAAAGTAGGGATCATCGTAACCTGAGAAGGAATCATCATTGTGGCCAGGACTAGCATGAAGAGAAGATCTCGCCCCCTCGCCCTTAGACGAGCAAAACCATAAGCCACTAATGAGGCCGAGAGTATCTGCCCAAGCATGGTACTGAAGGTGATCACTGTCGTATTCTTAAAGAATAGACCAAAAGGCAGGAAAGTCAGCGCCTCTTTGAAGTTGCTCCACACCGGAGATTTAGGAATCCATTCCGGTGGGAATATAAATACTTCATCGAGATTCTTTAGAGCAGTAGAAACCATCCAGAAAAGAGGTATAAGGATTATGATACTGGTAAGAATTAATGTTATATAAAGCAGACACCTGATGCCCGTCTCTACTATTAACCGCTTTCTGCTTCTACGCAAGGCTTTTGTCACCTCCTAGTGGTAGTTGCCTCATAATATACCCAGAGAGAAGAGGATCTGAATATCGCAAGTGTAAGTATCAATATTATTAGAAATAAAACCCAGGCTAACGCCGATGCGTATCCCATCCTAAAATATTGAAATGCATGCTGGTATAGATAAAGTACATAGAATAACGAGGCGTAGTGAGGTCCTCCTCCAGTCATAACATAGGCTTGCGTAAATACCTGAAAAGAACCGATAATTCCCATTATTAAATTGAAAAAGATCACGGGGCTCATCAAGGGTAAAGTAATAGAGCGGAACTTATACCACGAATTTGCACCATCTATCTCCGCAGCCTCATACAATTGGGTTGGGATCCCTTGAAGCCCCGCAAGGTAAATTACGATGCTACCGCCGACACCCCATAGACTCATTAAGACCAATGCAGGGATAACCCATTGCTCGCTCATCAACCACATTGGACCTTGAATATGAAATAGCTTGTGGAGTATGTAGTTTAGGATCCCAAATTCTGGATTAAAAATCCACATCCACAAAAGAGATACTGCTACTCCTGATACTACAGAAGGACTATAGTAAATTGTCCTAAAAAGGGCAAGTCCATATACCTTTTGGTTGAGCAACAAAGCAACTATTAAAGATACAATTATCCCTAATGGGACACTGAATAAGGAATATAGCGAGGTGACCTTTAGCGCCTGCCAGAATAGAGGGTCATGTAATAATCTTGATATATTCTCCAGTCCGACAAATCTGGGGGGACTAGCTATGTTATATTCTGTGAAGCTGAGTACAAGCGACGCTAATATAGGCCCGGCGGAAAAGACGAAAAAACCCAGGATCCAAGGCGAAATGAAAAGGTAAAAATAGCGTTCCTCAACACGTGCCAAATGGCTCTGTCGATGACGATAGGCGGGTGTGATGCTACTGTTGTGTCGCACTCCTGATACACCTCCCTAGATATACTGGTCTCCCTGAAGGACAGCTACCAATTTGACGAGATAAATTCACAAAGAGGATAGAGACAAGGGTCCATTGGAGAGTCAATAGGATGTACTATATTATTGATCCCCCCTTATTGCAGGATCCCACCATGTCACAACCTGAGTTCACGAAATATATAGGGAAACCTACGATTATCTCGACATTTTGTCAACCTTGTCTACAATTTCTGATATTGGTCGGATCGCGATCTATGGCAATTACTTAGGGATTCCTCAGCAAATACTCAATCGCAACAGTCCCGGTGCCTGTCAAGAACGAATCGCCCTTCAGGCTCGATCCTATGATCTCTACCCGGTTGGCTACTTCGGGTAAAAGGCGGGTCAAGGCAACTTCTTTTACAGTATCAACCCATATCTCGCCTGCCTCAGCCATCTCATCTCCGAGAATCACCATATCAGGATGGAAAGTGTTTATCAGGTTCACCACGCCATATGCCATGTACGTAGCAGCTTCCTTCACAAGAGCTACAGCCAGCTTGTCTTCATGCTTCGCAGCTTCAAGGATAGCCTGGAGGGTGAGTGGATCCACCTTGGAAAGAATGGTCTCCTCCATGCCTTCTTCTATCATTTTTTTCGCCTTTCTCAGAACCGCGGAGCCTGAACAATATATCTCAAGACACCCGTAGTTCCCGCACTCACACCTCGGTCCATTGAAATCTATGCTGGTATGGCCTATCTCTCCAGCCATGCCTGAGGAACCATGATATACCTGTCCATTCAGTATTATGCCAGCGCCCACGCCTCTCCCGTTCGCGACATAGATAAGGTTCTCGACTTCCTGGGCTGCGCCAAACCACTTTTCAGCAAGGGCAGCTGCATGGGCGTCGTGTTCAACAATCGTTTCAATATGGAATTCTGATTGAATGATTTCCTTCAGCGGTATATCACGCCAGCCCGGGAAATTGCTTATGAAGGCGACCTTGCCTTCTCTGATGCTGAGTGGGCCCGGAGCTGCTATTCCTATCGCCTTCACCTTATCAGCAACCCCACTATTCTGCAGTGTTTTCCGGATTGTATCCTTCACCGCAGTTAGCACTTCGCCAGCCTGCCTTAGCGAGGAGATCTCGACCCGTTCGGATTGAAGGAGCCTGGCATTGAGATTGAATAGACCGCATGTGATATAACCCCTGGCCAGACGCACACCGATGACGAATCGACTATTTGGGTTTATCTCAAGCGCAATCGCCCTGCGTCCCTTTCGCCCGACCAGCGCGCCCGTTTCAACTATAAGATCCTTTTCCAGCAGGTCCTTGGTGATATATGTTATAGTCGAAGGCGTAAGACCTGTCAGACTCGCCAATTCCCTCCTGGATATCCTGCCTTTCGAGTGAAGGATCTGCAACACAGTGGCTCGATTCTGAAGCTGGACATCCTCCAGGTTTTTCCCTGAATAAGGAAACTCATTTCTCCCATTCATTTACTGCACTGCTCCATTTAACAATCTGTTTCTTGAGTATGGGGTTCTTTATATATAAAGGAATCTAAAGCCTCGCACTCCATGCTGGCGTAATGGCGCCAAGAATCAATAACAGATGATCTCATGAATCTCTTTCAAGGCTTATGAATTAATTCCTTGAATTAAATCCAAGTCATAAATTCTACATCTGCGCCAGTTTTCCTTCCCGGTCGATAACCATAATTTAAATTTGGAGGACATGAAACCTGTATAAGTGGATAAGAGATCATTATCGAAAGGTTCCTTCCGGTTAGGGGAGGGGGTAGAGAGCACCCTCCAGAGGAAGGCGCTCCTTACCCATGATCTGTTTTCCAGCTGTTATCCAATCAAGTTCCATCGGTCATTTAAAGAAATATTGCTCCGGCACAGTATTACCAGGGGTCAGCTGGAGCCAGTCTGAAATGGCAGTCTCAGGGACATTCCTGAAGTGATTTTTCACGATCACCAGGTGCGGAAGCCCGCCCACCAGGCCGATATTCCAGATGTTTTCCGCGTTGATACGCATGATTTGTTTGGCCAGGGCTATCCTTTCATCGTCATCCGCTGTAAAAGGCTCACCATCAGACCATTTGATACCTTCCCTCGGATGAAAGGAGGGTTTTCGGAAACTCCCGCCGTCATGCTGATAATTAGTTTGATGCCCTCAAGACGGCAGTTTCCAACCTGGTTCATCTTTCCTCCACTGCCAGATATCCGCTAAACTCGACCCATTCAAATGGTTAGGCCTTCCATAGAGCCTGCCTGGCAACAAATCCCTTGCTACCTTATACTCCCATCTGGATATCCTTTATTGGTGATACAAACATAGAAAGGAGGTCAGATGGAAGATGCTCAGAAAACTTCGGAAAATCAAAGACTTCCGAGCCTGACTCCATGAAAGGCTATCCTCATTATTCCCCTCCTCCCAGAAAGAAATTACACGTTACGCCGACCTAATCGATAAAATGCACCTTCTCGACCTCGACCCAGCCATGACTCTTATCGCCTCTCATTACTCTCACACCGGAAGGCCTGCAAGAGACCCTTCGTCAATGTTTCGGGCCCTGCTTTGCGCAAAACATATTGGAATACAGGGTATAACCAAGCTCGTCTCACTCCTGAAATCCTCAGACATTCTTGCCACAGCCGCAGGCTTCCATCCTGATGACATCCCGGGAGTCGGCACATTCTACGACTTCATGTATCGCTTATGGGGCGAGGACAAAAAACGCCTTGCCATAGGTTCGGCCGGGACGCCCACAGAGACGCGTTCGTCTTCGGCTACAACATCCATACCCTCACTGCAGTAACAATTTCAGGTCCCCTCCCTGTGGCTCCTTCATGCCAGGCAGCATCCACCCACGACTGAATCATGTTCCTCATCGCCCTGAATACACTCCTGCTCTGCCAGAAGATGCGCCCAATATCTTGCCACAAGAAACCTATCTATGGGTTCATTGGGGACATGGCCCATGACATAAACTCCATCTATGAAACCCTTACATACTTCAAGATCAAGCCTTTCATCCCTTTAAACTCAAGGTCTAGGCGCATCCTTCCTGGACCACTTCGTATCGACCTCGACGGGACCCCTATCTGCCCCTCTGGCAATCGCATGTGCTACTTCGGTCTGGATAACCGTAGAAAACGCCTCACATGGCGCTGCCCCAAGATCTACGGCTCAAAGGCTGACAGAGAAAAGATCATCTGCACCTTTGGACCTTGCTCCAATACTCCATTCGGGCGAGTCATACACACCAAGCCAGCTTGGGATATAAGGGCACACCCTTACCCACCCAGATCATCCCCAAGGTGGAAGAAGACTTATACCCTGCGATACCAGTCTGAGCAAATCAACAATTTGATCAAAAACGTCTACGGCCTTGACGGCCAGAGATCGAGAAGCCGCTATCGCGTCTTCTGGGAAACCATCCTTTCTGATATCCTAGTCCATCTATCAGCCTGGGTAGCACGTATATCACCTGGGATCGTCAGATCCATTGCCTACCTTACTTATGGGTATTAACCGACGCTTGTGCCCCTGAGTCGGACTCTTCCGGCATTCATTGCTATTAAGCAAGAACACTCGCGCCCAAAATACATCATCTACGTCTGGTTCATAGAAGAGCCCGAAATTCCTCGGGCAGATATTCCCCCGTCAGACCTACAGAAGAATATCCTTATGGGCTCTCTTCGGGCCATGACCTGGCGGACTGCCGATTCAATAACTCGAATCTCCTCGACGCTCTCGGCTTCACGCAGCTTATCAAGAAGTTCTACATATTCCGAGGAACGATCAAGCTCATCCTTTTCCACATCAGCAACGATCGGCCACGAAGGAGGTTGTACTTCGCTATCTTCCCGGCTCTTCTCCTTCAACTTAAAATAGCTGGTCAAATTCCATGCGACATCCTAGTAAAGGCTATCGCGCATGCTACTGTGTATATGGACACATAGCAAGATTTTTGGAACTATATGTAATATGGCTGTCTAGAATAGACAAGCGTTTTGCCTCATGGCTTTAACCGCAATATCTCTAGTGATCTCCGGAAGCCTCACCCGCAGGACTTTGTCATGCACGCTCTCTATCTTCTCCTCGATGGCTTTCCCTTCAAAAGTGTCCCACAGGATGATCTTATATGTGCCATTTTGCCATCCCGTCAGCGCCATTTCGCAAGGAGAATGAGCGGGAATTGGCTCGGGCGCGCCTTCGCGCTGTATTCCGCCAGATGGCTTATTCTGCACCCAGATGAGAGTCGTGTTTCTCCCGCGAATGCCAAAATAGCGTAGTCGTATTCCGCCCTTGAGGTCACCACATGTAAATCTCGCGTCTTCTATCCGGCGAAACTCCTCGCCCGGGAAGTCTATTCCCTCGATAAACCCGGCGAGCGCCCTGAAATGGAAGTAAAGATCATGAGGATGAATATGGTTATCCCACCACCAGGACATGGCGCCCCCGGCGGCCCCAGAGAGCAGGCTACTCCATATGGCATCGTGGATCGCAAGCCCCTGAGGATCAACCACTGCATCGCGCCCGCTGACATCAAGGCCAAATTCCCCGACATAGTGTGGCTTACCGTAGGCTTCTTTCCGCTGTATGAGCCGCACAAGAGCTGACTCAGGATCGCCGTTTCCGTAACGGTGCGTCTGAACGTAATCAATGCCCGCCAGCAGATCTATTTCCGGCTTTCCCTCCGGACGGGAGAAGCTCGTTGTTATGAGATGCTTCCATGGGTCAATTGACCTTAGAAATTCGGCCATCTCCTCGTGCCAATTCTTTACTTCGCCACCACGATAGGCTACAGGCGAGATTATGTCCACCTCGTTCCAAAACTCCCAGCTGAGCACATGGGTTCTATAGCCATACCGCGCTACAAGATAGCGGAGCTTGTTGCGATAAAGGCGCAGCATTTCAGGATTGGTCCAAAAATCTCCAGGTTCCTGCAGAGGACCGCCGTTTGCCACATTGTGGGGAGTTTGCTCCCAAAAAGGATATGACCCGTCACGTCCCAGGCGAAGCTCATTGTAACTATCCAGGCAGAGCATCACATAAAGCCCGAGGCGCTCCGCCAGGTCCAGCACATAGTCAAGTCTCCAGGCACTGGCGAGGTCGATTTTCCCGACGGCGGCCCTCTCAAGAGCCAACGTGGCCCATGCCGGCCCTAGCCATACCCGGAAATAATTACATCCCGCTCCTGCATATGCAGAAAGCCAATCATCGTAATCAAAAGTGCCCCTTGGGCCCGCCCAGCATATATTTGCCCCAATTGGCACGTAAGGGATTCCATTGTCGAAGGCGAAGTACCGGCGATCCTTCGTGCTGACTCGCACATATCCAGGATTGGGCGAAGGAATTGCCTCGAATGAGAATTCTTTCGACTTAGCCATAGCCCCGGTGCGATCTCGTGCTGTGATGAAGAATCGATAGATGCCGGTTTCGGTTGGCGCAAACCGGATTCTCCACTCAGGCTCGCCTTCGGGTATCAATATTTCCTGAGCTCCTTTTAGCTCCCTCCGGTAAGGCCGGTATAGGAATCCCGGTACCTTGCACTCCTTGCCATCAGGTCCGTGGAAATGCGCGGCAATATCTATCTCTTCTGGATCGAATGCATTGTTATACGTCCCCTGCACATCGAGACGTATCTCAAGGCACTCGTACCTGGGCACGGACCGCGGTTCCCACCCTATAGAATTGATGCAGAGCGGCCTATCATCCTGGAATCCTTCTTGCCCGCAGGCAAAAGCAGGCGCCATGATGACCAGCGCCATGGCGCACATGAAAGCCAAAATCCATGTCAGAAGTTCCATAATCCATTGCCCCTTCCTTAAACGAGGTGGCAGGCAACCCTATGCTCCGGTGAGACTTCTTTGAATTCCGGTTCGGCCTCATCACACGCCGGGACGGCAAATGAACACCTGGCTTTGAACCTGCATCCTTTTGGAAGATCTATGGGGGAGGGTATTTCACCCTGGAGGGACGCAAATCTCCTGGCCGGCCTTCCGTCCCTCGGAATCCTAGGGACCGCGGCAAGCAACGCGCGCGTATAAGGATGAACTGGATTGCCGTATATTTCATCTTTGGGACCTACCTCTATGAGCTTCCCAAGATACATAACCGCTACCATATCCGATATATATTTGATCACCGCGAGGTCGTGGGATATAAACAGGTAGGATATGCGAAATCTTTCTTTTAGATCCTCGAGTAAAGATATTATCTGAGCCTGTATTGAAACATCAAGGGCCGAGACTGGTTCATCGCAAACGATGAGTTTTGGATTCAGGGCCAGGGCTCTAGCTATGCCCACCCGTTGCTGCTGACCGCCGGAGAATTCATGTGGAAAGGAATTTATGAATTCCCGCCCTATCCCCACTATATCCAGGAGTTCCATGACCCTCTCTTTTCTCTCTTTTGTCGTGCCTACATTATGAATGATGAGGGGATCCTCTATAGCCTGACCTATGGTCATTTGCGGATTCAAAGATGCCAGAGGATCCTGGAAGATTATCTGCATATGCCTCCGCTTTGCTCTCAGGGCTTCCCCGTCGAGCCTTCTTATATCTTCGCCATCGAAAATTATCTCCCCGGCATCTGGTTCTATGAGCCTCAATACGGCCCTTGCGAGGGTGGACTTCCCTGATCCACTTTCACCGACAAGGCCAAGGGTTTCCCCTTCCTTTATGGTCACAGAGACTCCGTCGACAGCTTTAAGGGGCCTTCTTCCTCTCATGAAATATTTGCGCAGTTCTTTTACCACGAGCGTATCAAGCATATGCCCCATCCCCCTCTGCAAAATGACAAGCGACATAATGAGAGTCCGCAACTTCTTTTAGTTCCGGCATACTATCCCTGCATATATCTACAGCGCGCTTGCATCGTGGGTGGAATCTGCAACCAAAGGGTGGATTCTTCAGGTTGGGCGGATTGCCCGGAATTGGTTCCAGTCTGCTATCCTCTACATCGATATCCAGGGTTGACCTCATGAGGCCTATTGAATAAGGGTGAAAGGGGCGCATGATGAATTCCTCAGTCGGCGCCATTTCCACTATTCTTCCGGCATACATGACCGCAATGCTGTCACAGAAATTCGTCGCTATGCCGAAATCATGGGTTATGATTATGACGCTCATGTTGAGCTCTTCTTTCATGTCCTGGATTAGGTTCAGTATTTGAGCTCTCACTGTAACATCTAAAGCGGTGGTAGGCTCATCGGCGATGAGAAGCTTTGGCTTACACGCCAGAGCCATGGCTATCATGACCCGCTGGCGCATGCCGCCGGAAAACTGGAAAGGATAGTCGAAGAACCTTCCCCTGTATTCGGGGATCCCGACCCTCTGCAGGAGTTCCAGAGCCCTCGCGCGCGCCTCCTCGCTGGAAGCGACTCTATGCCATATCAGGGGTTCTATGAGCTGCCGGCCTATGGTAAGTGTGGGGTTCAGGCTCGTCATTGGATCCTGAAACACCATCCCTATCTCTTTTCCTCGTATTTCCCTGAGTTCGGCCCTATTCAGCTTGAGAAGATCCCGGCCGTCGAATATGGCCTCGCCTCCCTCTATCCTTCCATTACTCCTCAGAAGGCCTAGGAGAGAAAGAACCGACACAGATTTCCCTGACCCGCTCTCCCCTACCAGACCTAGGGTCTGCCCGTATTTCAGGGTGTAACTTATGCCATCTACAGCCTTTACCACCCCGTCGCTTCGGTAAAAATAAGTCTTCAAATCACGCACTTTAAGCAATTCGGCCATATCAAGTCTCACTCCTCGGATTGAGCGCATCTCTGAGACCGTCACCTAGGAAAGTAAAGCTGAGAAGTGTAATGCCGAAGGTCAAAGCGGGCCAGATCAACAAGTGCGGGAATCCCATAACCATTCCCATGCCTGCTCCTATGAGGTTGCCCCAGCTTGGCATCGGGGGCCTAACGCCCATGCCGATCAGGGCAAGGCCGCTTTCCATCATCATGGCGTTAGGGATCCCGAATGCAAGGCTTATTATTATAGGGCCAAGGATATTGGGAAGGATATACCTCCTGATTATGTGACTATCCCTCGCCCCCAAGGCTCTTGCAGCCTCCACGAATTCCTTTTGTTTCAATGCCAGGACCTGGCCCCTGACCAGCCTGGCAAGACCGGCCCAGCCTGTAATGCCTATCGCCAGGAAAATAGTGAATAGTCCTCTCCCCATGACTGTGACGAGGATAACATTGAAGAGGAAGGTAGGAAATGCAAACATTATGTCGACTATCCGCATCAATATGATATCCAGAAGGCCGCCACGGAATCCTGCCATTGCCCCCAATGTTGTGCCTATAATAAGAACAACCGCCTGGGAACCAAAGGCCACGATCATTGCATTCCTCAGGCTGTATATAAGCCTACTGAACATGTCCCGGCCAAGGTCGTCGGTCCCGAAGATGAAATGTCTATTGGGAGGTTCGAAGGCATGTTCATAATGAGCTTCATCGTATCCATACGGTGCCAACCATGGTGCAAGGACGGCTACCAAGATCAAGATTATGACGAAAATCCCGCCTGCGATAGCCATCCTATTTTTACTGAGCCTTCTCCAGGCGGCCCCCCAGTAACTTGAAACATGTGCCCTTTTCCCGGTTCCGGGGGAATGCCTCGGTTTTTCTATTCTGACTTCCATACAACCCCCTCCACCATGACTATTGGAATTTTATCCTTGGGTCAAGCAAGGCGTATACAACATCAACAATCAGATTCATCACCATTACCGCTAGGGCAAGGATGAAAGTTGAGGTTACAAGAAGGGGGTAATCCCTCATAGCGGCGGCATTGACGAAAAGCTGGCCGAGTCCCGGGACCCTGAAGATATTCTCAATCCACACCGTTCCCACCAGGAGGAACGCTATTTGAGGCCCCAGGATAGTGACTATAGGTATCAATGAATTCCTCATGGCATGTCCGAATATGACTGCCCTATCAATCCCTCCCTTGGCATAAGCAGTTCGTATGTATTCCTGATTTATAATGTCAAGCAGGCTCGCCCGCATATATCGGGCTATCCCGGCCATTGGACCCAGAGCCAGAGTCACGACTGGAAGTATCATCTGCTTTGGACTTTCCCACCCTGACGTAGGGAGCAGACGCAGGTAAACGCTCAGGCATATGACAAGAATCACAGCGATAACATAGGGCGGTATAATTGTGCCGATCATTGAGACGAACATGGCGGAATAATCAATCCAGGTATTCCTCTTTAAAGCCGCTATAACCCCAAGCGGAATGCCCAGCACTATGGCCAGCCCTATGCTCAAAAGCGATAATGTGAGGGTCACCGGGAACTTCATCCGTATAAGTTCCTCTATGGTCATGGTAGGGTTGGAAAATGAAGGCCCGAATTTGAACACAAAGGCATCCTTGAGATATCTAAGTATTTGCTTCCATATAGGCTGGTTTATGCCATACTTATTTTCAAATCCCTTTATGAGGACCTGCATTTGCTCCGGGGTGACAGATGTAGATCTTGCGGCAGAGGAGAAGCGCTGGATGTCAAAGAAGTTTCCCGGGGCGAGATACATGAGATAGTACGTTATGGTTATTATGATCACCATGGAAATGACGATGGTCACCAGACGTCTGGCAATGTACCGCAGCAGGGCCATACATCACACCCTCCGTTTCTAGGGGGGCTTTGACGCCCCCCTCCGGCCATTTCCTTCAAGTCGCGTCAAATGGTCAAATCCTATTTGACTTTTAAGTATTTGAAGTTGAACACCTGAGGTCCCCATGAGAATTTATAGATCATCACGCCCTCGAGATTGGGCCTCTGTACGTATTGTATTTTATCTGTATAGAGAGGGACCATATAGGCTTGATCGAGGATTATCTGAAGCCCCTTTGGCACTATTTTCATTGCTTCTTCAAATGGTAACCTGCCTGCAGCATTGTGAATTCTCCTTGCCATCCTGTTGGTCTCATTCATGCCCAGGTATTGCAGCTGGAGTTCCTCCTCGCTTATAAGGACCCTATTGGCCTGCCTCCAGTACTCAGTCTTTTGGTTGGCATCCCTGGCTTTTTGCCACTTTTCGTAAAGATCATCAACCTGCTCATCAAAGGTGGGCTTTATGCTCATAGCCTCCCGCCAAAGCTTATCCGGCTCCTTTGCAAGGATCTCTTTCTTGGAGGCGACCAGTTTCGCCTTCTTATCCAGGATCGCCTTCCAATCGGCGTCAGTCTGCCCACCTTCCTTCCTCAGAAAAGCGTCCCACTCTTGCTCGAGCTCGTAGGACTTCTTCCTAATGCTAGCAGGCATGTCGTAAAACCACATAGTGTGACATGCATTCTTGAAAAGTGCTTCACCGCTGAAGGAATTCATGGGCGCCCCTATCAAGGTAAAACCTGCGCCGGCATCAGGCGCGTAGTTACCCCAGACATATGTGCTCCAATAGAGACCGCTTTCGATGTTCTCTATGGCTACCTTGATCCCGAGATTCCTCTTCCACTGATCCACCAGAAATTCCGCCACTGGATTGCTAGCGCCGGTTATATAGAATTTCAGCACCGGGAGGCCGCTCCCATTTGGATATCCTGCCTCAGCAAGAAGCTTCTTGGCCTGCTCAGGATCATAAGGTATCTCCTTCAGGTTGGCGCCGATTGGGTCATTCTTGGTCCAGTAGGAACCAGTCGCGATCGCTCTTCCGCCCAAAACTGTCTTGACCAAAGCTTCCCTATCAATTGCCATCGCCAGCGCCATCCTGAGTTTCTTATTGTCCAGGACCGGGCTAAACCCACGTGATATCTGATAACCCTGCCAGAAAAGGTCATTTAAGGTTTCCTTGAAGTGCTTTGAAAGCTCTCGATTGGCCTTTACGTATTTGAATTCCCCTACATTGGTTATCCAGGCCAGATCAAGCTCTCCTGCCTCATATGCCTGGAGTCCGAGGCCTCCAAACTTGAGCACGACTTTATCCACATTGCCGCATTCCCCGACATAATTCAGATTTTTGACAAGCACGCATTCCTTGCCGGGAGTCCAAGATTTCACCACATATGGCCCGTTGCCCACGAAATGTTCGGGCTTCCACCAGTCGTTGGGGTAGGCTTCGACCGTTTTCCTGTGGACAGGAGCCGCCCCGCCTATAGCGAGCCAGCAGTGGAAGTCGAACCTGGGCCGATCAAGGGTGAACTGCAGGGTATAGTCATCAAGGGCCTTCACCCCAAGCTGCTCAGGTGGAAGGGAGCCTCCCTTCACCGCCCAGGCGTTTTTGACATACTGGAGAGGACTCGCCCAGTAGGGGACGTCGGGAAGCGCGGGGCTCGCATAGTAGCGGAAGGACCACTCGAAATCCCGCGCTGTAACCGGATCACCGTTAGACCACTTCTTCCCCCTTTTAAGCGTTATGGTCCAGGTCTTGCCATCTTGGGAGTAAGTATATTTCTCCGCCACAGCAGGAACAACTTTGATTTCTCCGAGATTGCCGGGGTCAGGGGCGTAACCAAAGAGGCCTTCATAGATTGTT includes:
- a CDS encoding ABC transporter permease encodes the protein MALLRYIARRLVTIVISMVIIITITYYLMYLAPGNFFDIQRFSSAARSTSVTPEQMQVLIKGFENKYGINQPIWKQILRYLKDAFVFKFGPSFSNPTMTIEELIRMKFPVTLTLSLLSIGLAIVLGIPLGVIAALKRNTWIDYSAMFVSMIGTIIPPYVIAVILVICLSVYLRLLPTSGWESPKQMILPVVTLALGPMAGIARYMRASLLDIINQEYIRTAYAKGGIDRAVIFGHAMRNSLIPIVTILGPQIAFLLVGTVWIENIFRVPGLGQLFVNAAAMRDYPLLVTSTFILALAVMVMNLIVDVVYALLDPRIKFQ
- a CDS encoding peptide ABC transporter substrate-binding protein; its protein translation is MRRKILISIIVAAFAISFAGVACARENVVRFPFPDIPSFNPIYWQAQHILAQGTIYEGLFGYAPDPGNLGEIKVVPAVAEKYTYSQDGKTWTITLKRGKKWSNGDPVTARDFEWSFRYYASPALPDVPYWASPLQYVKNAWAVKGGSLPPEQLGVKALDDYTLQFTLDRPRFDFHCWLAIGGAAPVHRKTVEAYPNDWWKPEHFVGNGPYVVKSWTPGKECVLVKNLNYVGECGNVDKVVLKFGGLGLQAYEAGELDLAWITNVGEFKYVKANRELSKHFKETLNDLFWQGYQISRGFSPVLDNKKLRMALAMAIDREALVKTVLGGRAIATGSYWTKNDPIGANLKEIPYDPEQAKKLLAEAGYPNGSGLPVLKFYITGASNPVAEFLVDQWKRNLGIKVAIENIESGLYWSTYVWGNYAPDAGAGFTLIGAPMNSFSGEALFKNACHTMWFYDMPASIRKKSYELEQEWDAFLRKEGGQTDADWKAILDKKAKLVASKKEILAKEPDKLWREAMSIKPTFDEQVDDLYEKWQKARDANQKTEYWRQANRVLISEEELQLQYLGMNETNRMARRIHNAAGRLPFEEAMKIVPKGLQIILDQAYMVPLYTDKIQYVQRPNLEGVMIYKFSWGPQVFNFKYLKVK
- a CDS encoding ABC transporter permease, with amino-acid sequence MEVRIEKPRHSPGTGKRAHVSSYWGAAWRRLSKNRMAIAGGIFVIILILVAVLAPWLAPYGYDEAHYEHAFEPPNRHFIFGTDDLGRDMFSRLIYSLRNAMIVAFGSQAVVLIIGTTLGAMAGFRGGLLDIILMRIVDIMFAFPTFLFNVILVTVMGRGLFTIFLAIGITGWAGLARLVRGQVLALKQKEFVEAARALGARDSHIIRRYILPNILGPIIISLAFGIPNAMMMESGLALIGMGVRPPMPSWGNLIGAGMGMVMGFPHLLIWPALTFGITLLSFTFLGDGLRDALNPRSET